One window from the genome of Micrococcales bacterium encodes:
- a CDS encoding GNAT family N-acetyltransferase, which produces MTVADLPDLKAIMQDAATMVAYEGPFDDTEVQQWLDKAIEQYKAHGHWLWAVVERRSSQTIGQCGITWQQVNDQLVLEVGYLFNRAFWHQGFATEAARACLDWAFGQLGAEEVFAIVRDTNVASMNVAIRLGMTIRTRFVKHFRGIDMPHFAFAITRQNASQWCGRGLGADLKH; this is translated from the coding sequence ATGACCGTGGCCGACCTACCGGACCTCAAGGCCATCATGCAAGATGCCGCCACCATGGTCGCCTACGAAGGACCGTTCGATGACACAGAAGTCCAGCAGTGGCTTGACAAGGCCATTGAGCAATACAAGGCCCATGGCCACTGGCTCTGGGCAGTAGTCGAGCGCCGGAGCAGCCAAACGATTGGACAATGCGGCATCACCTGGCAGCAAGTCAACGACCAACTTGTATTGGAGGTTGGCTACCTCTTCAACCGGGCGTTTTGGCACCAAGGCTTCGCCACTGAGGCGGCCCGAGCCTGCCTCGATTGGGCCTTTGGCCAGCTGGGTGCCGAAGAAGTATTCGCCATTGTCCGCGACACCAACGTCGCCTCAATGAACGTGGCCATCCGGCTGGGTATGACCATCCGAACCCGCTTTGTCAAGCACTTCCGCGGCATCGACATGCCGCACTTTGCCTTCGCCATCACTAGGCAAAACGCCAGCCAGTGGTGTGGCCGCGGGCTCGGTGCTGACTTGAAGCACTAG
- a CDS encoding SdpI family protein, protein MILLPMTVLLIAGVVVYWLGGKAAAGTLPINYFAGIRTARTMKSKAAFEAGNRAAARAAQFVGVMMCVEAIIMGLAWSFRGSPDRPNVIWGTVVMMGIIVILVGVLVAIAKAQQAAHEVLEDEPPDDL, encoded by the coding sequence TGCCCATGACCGTGCTCCTGATTGCCGGCGTCGTTGTCTACTGGTTGGGCGGCAAAGCCGCAGCCGGCACCTTGCCCATCAACTACTTCGCTGGCATTCGCACGGCGCGAACTATGAAGAGCAAGGCGGCCTTTGAAGCAGGCAATAGGGCCGCTGCCCGGGCGGCTCAATTCGTTGGCGTAATGATGTGCGTCGAGGCCATCATCATGGGGTTGGCTTGGTCTTTTAGGGGCAGCCCGGACCGGCCAAACGTCATCTGGGGCACTGTGGTGATGATGGGCATTATTGTCATTTTGGTCGGTGTGCTGGTGGCTATCGCCAAGGCCCAGCAGGCCGCCCACGAAGTGCTGGAAGACGAACCTCCTGACGACCTCTAG